Proteins from one Poecile atricapillus isolate bPoeAtr1 chromosome 6, bPoeAtr1.hap1, whole genome shotgun sequence genomic window:
- the PBLD gene encoding phenazine biosynthesis-like domain-containing protein: MQIPIFTVDAFTNRPFSGNPAAVCLLENDLDEDLHQKIATEMNLSETAFIRKLKPGDDFTKSSCFGLRWFTPANEVPLCGHATLASAAVLFHVQKNTNSVLTFVTLSGELKARQVKDHIVLDLPLYTAYPQELKEVEELIKAAVGDMIVQDVRYSPDTKKLLVRLSDTYERSVLEDLKVSAQRFLSAEKTGKVKGLILTVKGNSSGTGHDFYSRYFAPWYGVLEDPVTGSAHAVLSSYWSEQLGKKEMLAFQCSRRGGELKISVRTDGRVDIAGQTAVVLKGNLTF; this comes from the exons ATGCAAATCCCAATTTTTACGGTTGATGCATTTACAAACCGGCCATTTTCTGGAAATCCCGCGGCAGTTTGTCTGCTTGAAAat GACTTGGATGAAGATTTGCACCAAAAAATTGCAACAGAAATGAACCTTTCAGAAACAGCTTTCATCAGAAAACTGAAACCTGGAGATGACTTTACCAAAA gtTCCTGCTTTGGGCTCAGGTGGTTCACCCCAGCCAATGAAGTTCCTCTCTGTGGTCATGCTACTCTTGCATCAGCTGCTGTGTTATTTCATGTACAAA aaaatacaaattcagTTCTCACATTTGTGACACTGAGTGGGGAATTAAAGGCCAGACAAGTGAAAGATCATATTGTCCTGGACTTGCCACTTTACACAGCCTATCCCCAG gaaCTTAAGGAAGTAGAAGAATTAATAAAG GCAGCTGTTGGTGACATGATTGTTCAAGATGTTCGTTACTCTCCCGACACAAAGAAGCTCTTAGTCCGCCTCAGTGATACTTATGAAAG GTCTGTGTTGGAAGACTTGAAAGTGAGTGCACAACGATTTTTGTCAGctgaaaagacaggaaaagtgAAAGGACTCATTCTCACTGTTAAGGGAAATTCCAGTGGAACAGGCCATGATTTTTACTCCAGATATTTTGCACCTTGGTATGGAGTTCTGGAAGACCCCGTTACAG GATCTGCTCATGCTGTTTTAAGCAGCTACTGGtcagagcagctggggaagaaagaaatgcttG CTTTTCAATGTTCCCGCCGTGGAGGAGAGTTGAAGATTTCCGTGCGCACTGACGGAAGAGTTGACATTGCGGGGCAAACTGCTGTTGTGTTAAAAGGAAACCTGACTTTCTGA
- the HNRNPH3 gene encoding heterogeneous nuclear ribonucleoprotein H3 isoform X2: MDWTGKHNGPNDTTNDGTVVRLRGLPFGCSKEEIVQFFQGLEIVPNGITLTLDYQGRSTGEAFVQFASKEIAENALGKHKERIGHRYIEIFKSSKSEIRGFSDMPRRMMGQQRPGPYDRPLGGRGGYYGAGRGRYGGFDDYGGYNNYGYGNDGYDDRMRDGRGMGGHGYGAGDAGSGFHGGGHFVHMRGLPFRATENDIANFFSPLNPIRVHIDIGADGRATGEADVEFVTHEDAVAAMSKDKNHMQHRYIELFLNSTAGGGSGMGGYGRDGMDQGYGSVGRMGMGSNYSGGYGTPDGLGGYSRGSGNSGGYYGQGSMGGGGWRGMY; the protein is encoded by the exons aTGGACTGGACTGGAAAACACAATGGGCCCAATGATACAACCAATGATGGAACAGTGGTACGACTCCGAGGCCTGCCATTTGGTTGCAGCAAAGAAGAGATTGTTCAGTTTTTCCAAG GGTTGGAAATCGTGCCAAATGGGATAACATTGACGCTGGACTACCAGGGGAGAAGCACAGGGGAGGCCTTCGTGCAGTTTGCTTCAAAGGAGATAGCAGAAAATGCTCTGGGGAAACACAAGGAAAGAATAGGGCACAG ATACATTGAAATCTTCAAAAGTAGTAAGAGCGAAATCAGAGGATTCTCTGACATGCCAAGAAGAATGATGGGACAACAGCGACCCGGACCATATGATAGACCATTAGGAGGAAGAGGGGGTTATTATGGAGCTGGGCGTGGAA GATATGGTGGCTTTGATGATTATGGTGGCTATAATAACTATGGCTACGGAAACGACGGCTATGACGACAGAATGAGGGATGGGAGAg GCATGGGAGGACATGGCTATGGAGCTGGAGATGCAGGGTCAGGGTTCCATGGTGGCGGTCATTTTGTTCACATGAGAGGGCTGCCTTTCCGAGCCACGGAAAACGATATTGCTAAC ttttTCTCACCATTGAACCCTATAAGAGTTCACATTGATATTGGAGCAGATGGAAGAGCTACAGGAGAGGCAGATGTGGAGTTTGTAACACATGAGGATGCAGTAGCTGCCATGTCCAAGGATAAGAATCACATGC AGCATCGATATATTGAACTATTCCTGAATTCCACTGCTGGAGGTGGCTCTGGAATGGGAGGCTATGGCAGAGATGGAATGG ATCAAGGTTACGGCTCTGTTGGGAGGATGGGAATGGGTAGCAATTACAGCGGCGGATACGGAACTCCCGACGGCTTGGGCGGATACA GTCGTGGCAGTGGAAATAGTGGAGGATACTATGGGCAAGGCAGTATGGGTGGAGGAGGATGGCGTGGGATGTATTGA
- the HNRNPH3 gene encoding heterogeneous nuclear ribonucleoprotein H3 isoform X1, with amino-acid sequence MDWTGKHNGPNDTTNDGTVVRLRGLPFGCSKEEIVQFFQGLEIVPNGITLTLDYQGRSTGEAFVQFASKEIAENALGKHKERIGHRYIEIFKSSKSEIRGFSDMPRRMMGQQRPGPYDRPLGGRGGYYGAGRGSMYDRMRRGGGGYDGGYGGFDDYGGYNNYGYGNDGYDDRMRDGRGMGGHGYGAGDAGSGFHGGGHFVHMRGLPFRATENDIANFFSPLNPIRVHIDIGADGRATGEADVEFVTHEDAVAAMSKDKNHMQHRYIELFLNSTAGGGSGMGGYGRDGMDQGYGSVGRMGMGSNYSGGYGTPDGLGGYSRGSGNSGGYYGQGSMGGGGWRGMY; translated from the exons aTGGACTGGACTGGAAAACACAATGGGCCCAATGATACAACCAATGATGGAACAGTGGTACGACTCCGAGGCCTGCCATTTGGTTGCAGCAAAGAAGAGATTGTTCAGTTTTTCCAAG GGTTGGAAATCGTGCCAAATGGGATAACATTGACGCTGGACTACCAGGGGAGAAGCACAGGGGAGGCCTTCGTGCAGTTTGCTTCAAAGGAGATAGCAGAAAATGCTCTGGGGAAACACAAGGAAAGAATAGGGCACAG ATACATTGAAATCTTCAAAAGTAGTAAGAGCGAAATCAGAGGATTCTCTGACATGCCAAGAAGAATGATGGGACAACAGCGACCCGGACCATATGATAGACCATTAGGAGGAAGAGGGGGTTATTATGGAGCTGGGCGTGGAAGTATGTATGACAGAATGCGTCGAGGAGGTGGTGGATATGACGGTG GATATGGTGGCTTTGATGATTATGGTGGCTATAATAACTATGGCTACGGAAACGACGGCTATGACGACAGAATGAGGGATGGGAGAg GCATGGGAGGACATGGCTATGGAGCTGGAGATGCAGGGTCAGGGTTCCATGGTGGCGGTCATTTTGTTCACATGAGAGGGCTGCCTTTCCGAGCCACGGAAAACGATATTGCTAAC ttttTCTCACCATTGAACCCTATAAGAGTTCACATTGATATTGGAGCAGATGGAAGAGCTACAGGAGAGGCAGATGTGGAGTTTGTAACACATGAGGATGCAGTAGCTGCCATGTCCAAGGATAAGAATCACATGC AGCATCGATATATTGAACTATTCCTGAATTCCACTGCTGGAGGTGGCTCTGGAATGGGAGGCTATGGCAGAGATGGAATGG ATCAAGGTTACGGCTCTGTTGGGAGGATGGGAATGGGTAGCAATTACAGCGGCGGATACGGAACTCCCGACGGCTTGGGCGGATACA GTCGTGGCAGTGGAAATAGTGGAGGATACTATGGGCAAGGCAGTATGGGTGGAGGAGGATGGCGTGGGATGTATTGA
- the HNRNPH3 gene encoding heterogeneous nuclear ribonucleoprotein H3 isoform X3: MPRRMMGQQRPGPYDRPLGGRGGYYGAGRGSMYDRMRRGGGGYDGGYGGFDDYGGYNNYGYGNDGYDDRMRDGRGMGGHGYGAGDAGSGFHGGGHFVHMRGLPFRATENDIANFFSPLNPIRVHIDIGADGRATGEADVEFVTHEDAVAAMSKDKNHMQHRYIELFLNSTAGGGSGMGGYGRDGMDQGYGSVGRMGMGSNYSGGYGTPDGLGGYSRGSGNSGGYYGQGSMGGGGWRGMY; this comes from the exons ATGCCAAGAAGAATGATGGGACAACAGCGACCCGGACCATATGATAGACCATTAGGAGGAAGAGGGGGTTATTATGGAGCTGGGCGTGGAAGTATGTATGACAGAATGCGTCGAGGAGGTGGTGGATATGACGGTG GATATGGTGGCTTTGATGATTATGGTGGCTATAATAACTATGGCTACGGAAACGACGGCTATGACGACAGAATGAGGGATGGGAGAg GCATGGGAGGACATGGCTATGGAGCTGGAGATGCAGGGTCAGGGTTCCATGGTGGCGGTCATTTTGTTCACATGAGAGGGCTGCCTTTCCGAGCCACGGAAAACGATATTGCTAAC ttttTCTCACCATTGAACCCTATAAGAGTTCACATTGATATTGGAGCAGATGGAAGAGCTACAGGAGAGGCAGATGTGGAGTTTGTAACACATGAGGATGCAGTAGCTGCCATGTCCAAGGATAAGAATCACATGC AGCATCGATATATTGAACTATTCCTGAATTCCACTGCTGGAGGTGGCTCTGGAATGGGAGGCTATGGCAGAGATGGAATGG ATCAAGGTTACGGCTCTGTTGGGAGGATGGGAATGGGTAGCAATTACAGCGGCGGATACGGAACTCCCGACGGCTTGGGCGGATACA GTCGTGGCAGTGGAAATAGTGGAGGATACTATGGGCAAGGCAGTATGGGTGGAGGAGGATGGCGTGGGATGTATTGA